One genomic window of Thermococcus indicus includes the following:
- the hydB gene encoding NADPH-dependent hydrogenase/sulfhydrogenase 1 subunit beta, which translates to MRYVKLPKENTHIFLERLKEWGKLYAPVKISEKFYDFREIDDVKKVEFSYNRTIMPPKKFFFLPREKLFEFNIRKAEYKEVIEDVEPFVLFGLHACDIFGLKILDTIYLDELPDKYYKVRREKGIIIGISCMPDEYCFCNLRETDFADDGFDLFLHELPDGWLVRVGTPIGHRIVDKNIKLFEEVTTEDICNFREFENKRSKAFKYHEDWSNLRYLLELEMEHPMWDEQAEICLACGNCNTTCPTCRCYEVQDIVSLDGETGYRERRWDSCQLRSHGLVAGNHNFRPTKKSRFMNRYLCKNSYNEKLGISYCVGCGRCTYFCPAGISFVKNLRTIMGLEEKTCPSEISEEIPKRGFAYASEIRGEDI; encoded by the coding sequence TTGAGATACGTTAAGCTCCCGAAGGAGAACACCCATATTTTCCTCGAGAGGCTGAAAGAGTGGGGCAAGCTCTACGCCCCGGTTAAGATATCCGAGAAGTTCTACGACTTCAGGGAAATAGACGACGTCAAAAAGGTAGAGTTCAGCTACAACAGAACCATAATGCCGCCGAAGAAGTTCTTCTTCCTTCCCAGGGAGAAGCTCTTCGAGTTCAACATCAGGAAGGCGGAGTACAAGGAAGTTATTGAAGATGTGGAGCCGTTTGTGCTCTTCGGCCTCCACGCCTGCGACATCTTCGGCCTCAAGATACTCGACACCATCTACCTCGACGAGCTCCCGGACAAGTACTACAAGGTCCGCAGGGAGAAGGGCATAATCATAGGCATCAGCTGCATGCCCGACGAGTACTGCTTCTGCAACCTCCGCGAGACCGACTTCGCCGACGACGGCTTCGACCTGTTCCTGCACGAGCTTCCGGACGGCTGGCTCGTCCGCGTCGGAACTCCCATCGGCCACAGGATAGTGGATAAGAACATCAAGCTCTTCGAGGAGGTCACCACCGAGGACATCTGCAACTTCAGGGAGTTCGAGAACAAACGCTCGAAGGCCTTCAAGTACCACGAGGACTGGAGCAACCTGCGCTACCTCCTAGAGCTCGAGATGGAGCACCCGATGTGGGACGAGCAGGCTGAGATATGCCTCGCCTGCGGCAACTGCAACACCACCTGCCCGACCTGCCGCTGCTACGAGGTGCAGGACATAGTCAGCCTCGACGGTGAAACCGGCTACCGCGAGAGGCGCTGGGACTCCTGCCAGCTCAGGAGCCACGGACTCGTTGCTGGAAACCACAACTTCAGGCCGACCAAGAAGAGCCGCTTCATGAACCGCTACCTCTGTAAGAACTCCTACAACGAGAAGCTCGGCATAAGCTACTGCGTCGGCTGCGGAAGGTGCACCTACTTCTGCCCGGCGGGCATAAGCTTCGTGAAGAACCTGCGCACGATCATGGGGCTAGAGGAGAAGACCTGTCCGTCCGAGATAAGCGAAGAAATCCCGAAGAGGGGATTCGCCTATGCTTCGGAGATAAGGGGTGAGGACATATGA
- the hydG gene encoding NADPH-dependent hydrogenase/sulfhydrogenase 1 subunit gamma, whose translation MSEVVPREIMMPEENPYALHKVKVLKVYQLTEKEKLFLFRFEDPELAEKWTFKPGQFVQLTIPGVGEVPISICSSAMRKGFFELCIRKAGRVTTVIHRLQPGDTVLVRGPYGNGFPVDEWEGMDLFLIAAGLGTAPLRSVFLYAMDNRWKYGNITFINTARYGKDLLFYKELEAMKDLAEAENVKIIQSVTRDPEWPGLHGRPQNFIVEANTNPKKTAIAICGPPRMYKAVFESLINYGYRPENIFVTLERKMKCGIGKCGHCNVGTSTSWKYICKDGPVFTYFDIVSTPGLLD comes from the coding sequence ATGAGCGAGGTAGTTCCCAGGGAGATTATGATGCCGGAGGAGAACCCCTATGCGCTCCACAAGGTCAAGGTCCTCAAGGTCTACCAGCTCACCGAGAAGGAGAAGCTGTTCCTGTTCAGGTTTGAGGATCCCGAGCTGGCCGAAAAGTGGACGTTTAAGCCCGGTCAGTTCGTCCAGCTCACAATCCCCGGTGTTGGTGAGGTGCCAATAAGCATATGCTCCTCAGCGATGAGGAAGGGATTCTTCGAGCTGTGCATCAGGAAGGCCGGAAGGGTCACCACGGTCATCCACAGGCTCCAGCCCGGTGACACCGTCCTCGTTCGCGGCCCCTACGGAAACGGATTCCCCGTTGACGAGTGGGAGGGCATGGACCTTTTCCTCATAGCCGCTGGATTGGGAACGGCCCCGCTCAGGAGCGTCTTCCTCTATGCCATGGACAACCGCTGGAAGTACGGCAACATAACCTTCATCAACACCGCCCGCTACGGAAAGGACCTCCTGTTCTACAAGGAGCTCGAGGCCATGAAGGACCTCGCCGAGGCCGAGAACGTCAAGATAATCCAAAGCGTGACGAGAGACCCCGAGTGGCCAGGTCTGCACGGAAGACCGCAGAACTTCATAGTCGAGGCCAACACCAACCCGAAGAAGACCGCCATAGCCATCTGTGGTCCGCCGAGGATGTACAAGGCCGTCTTCGAGTCCCTCATCAACTACGGTTACAGGCCCGAGAACATATTCGTCACGCTGGAGAGGAAGATGAAGTGCGGAATAGGAAAGTGCGGCCACTGCAACGTTGGAACGAGCACGAGCTGGAAGTACATCTGTAAGGACGGCCCGGTCTTCACGTACTTCGACATAGTATCAACGCCCGGCTTACTGGACTGA
- a CDS encoding proton-conducting transporter transmembrane domain-containing protein, giving the protein MIALVLSSIALAYLGVVCFVLDDRRADTVMLPLLWLSSLIQVLVAAVFYRSPDPIHAVFLDMNGFGEVYGLRIDGTSVFTAFVVSTAGAVFLTYAVRYMDEKNVGHPHRGQKGRFYGWMMLFLGSTLAFIYSSTVLQMLIFFELMSLACWGVVGFYGSKRAERAALKALLIPNFGAIIGFYTAVAYGIKYGDLGLDFLGALPEREKMILFLCFMVAAFTKSAQFPLYSWIPDAMEAPTPASAFLHGAAMVEMGVYLLIRVVQFMEPPVTVFYPMALILVATLTVAMLQYPRQSDAKKLLAYSTIAECAIMYTGVAIAVLGNPLGIKAALFQLMNHAYLKGLAFLTAGSFTYYYGTLDMGRIKGLKETPSWHTHGAFPYLDSRACPRLGCSLASSTYTSTPGRCTMSRSESCSSSWFSRIR; this is encoded by the coding sequence ATGATTGCGCTCGTACTCTCTTCAATAGCGCTCGCCTATCTCGGGGTTGTATGCTTCGTGCTCGATGACAGGAGGGCAGACACGGTAATGCTCCCCCTGCTCTGGTTGTCTTCCCTGATTCAGGTTCTTGTTGCGGCGGTGTTTTACCGCTCCCCAGACCCGATTCACGCTGTGTTCCTTGACATGAATGGATTTGGGGAGGTTTACGGCCTTAGGATAGACGGCACGAGCGTCTTCACGGCGTTCGTTGTTTCCACGGCGGGGGCGGTGTTCCTGACCTATGCCGTCCGCTATATGGATGAAAAGAACGTCGGCCACCCACACAGGGGGCAGAAGGGCCGGTTCTACGGCTGGATGATGCTGTTCCTTGGTTCAACGCTGGCTTTCATATACTCCTCCACGGTGCTCCAGATGCTGATATTCTTTGAGCTTATGAGCCTCGCGTGCTGGGGTGTTGTGGGGTTCTATGGCAGTAAAAGGGCGGAACGGGCGGCGCTCAAGGCCCTGCTGATTCCCAACTTCGGGGCCATAATCGGCTTCTACACAGCGGTGGCGTATGGAATCAAATACGGGGACCTTGGGCTTGACTTCCTGGGAGCACTTCCTGAGAGGGAGAAGATGATACTGTTCCTGTGCTTTATGGTGGCCGCGTTTACCAAGAGCGCCCAGTTTCCGCTCTACTCGTGGATCCCGGACGCAATGGAGGCCCCGACCCCGGCAAGTGCCTTTCTCCACGGCGCAGCCATGGTAGAGATGGGGGTCTACCTTCTGATAAGGGTCGTCCAGTTCATGGAGCCCCCAGTCACCGTTTTCTACCCCATGGCGTTGATTCTCGTGGCAACCCTCACCGTTGCAATGCTCCAGTATCCGAGGCAGAGCGATGCCAAGAAACTGCTGGCGTATTCCACGATAGCGGAGTGTGCCATAATGTACACCGGTGTCGCCATTGCCGTCCTCGGAAACCCCCTCGGAATTAAAGCCGCGCTCTTTCAGCTGATGAACCACGCTTACCTCAAGGGACTGGCCTTCCTGACGGCTGGATCGTTTACCTACTACTACGGGACGCTGGACATGGGGAGGATAAAGGGCCTGAAGGAAACCCCCTCCTGGCATACTCATGGAGCTTTTCCCTACTTGGACTCGCGGGCCTGCCCCCGTTTGGGGTGTTCTTTAGCAAGCTCTACATATACCTCAACGCCGGGAAGATGTACGATGTCCCGCTCGGAATCCTGCTCCTCCTCGTGGTTCTCGCGGATTCGGTAG
- the hydA gene encoding NADPH-dependent hydrogenase/sulfhydrogenase 1 subunit alpha — protein sequence MKNLYLPITVDHIARVEGKGGVEIIVGDDGVKEVRLNIIEGPRFFEAITIGKKLDEALAVYPRICSFCSAAHKLTAVEAAEKAIGFEPREEIQALREVLYIGDMIESHALHLYLLVLPDYLGYSNPLKMVNEYKKEIGIALDLKNLGSWMMDELGARAIHQENVVLGGFGKLPDKATLETMKKRLSEALPKAEYTFELFAKLEQYEEVEGPIIHMAVKPRGDVYGIYGDAISVSDGFEFPSEDYKMHMVERVVEHSFAKHSFYNGEKPFMTGAISRVVNHADKLYGRAKELYESHRDLLRPTNPFANNLAQALELVYFTERAIDLIDEALAKWPIAPREGVEVKDGFGVSTTEAPRGILVYALEVKDGRVSYADIITPTAFNLAMMEVHVRMMAEKHYNDDPERLKYLAEMVVRAYDPCISCSVHVARL from the coding sequence ATGAAGAACCTTTACCTTCCCATCACCGTTGACCACATAGCGCGCGTTGAGGGCAAGGGCGGCGTGGAAATCATAGTGGGCGACGATGGCGTCAAGGAGGTCAGGCTCAACATCATAGAGGGCCCGAGGTTCTTCGAGGCGATAACCATAGGTAAGAAGCTCGACGAGGCCCTGGCTGTCTACCCGAGGATATGCTCCTTCTGCTCGGCCGCCCACAAGCTCACCGCCGTTGAGGCCGCTGAAAAGGCGATAGGCTTTGAACCCCGCGAGGAAATCCAGGCACTCAGAGAGGTCCTCTACATCGGCGACATGATAGAGAGCCACGCGCTCCACCTGTACCTCCTCGTCCTCCCGGACTACCTCGGCTACTCCAACCCGCTCAAGATGGTTAACGAGTACAAGAAGGAGATAGGCATCGCCCTCGACCTAAAGAACCTCGGAAGCTGGATGATGGACGAACTCGGAGCGAGGGCGATCCACCAGGAGAACGTGGTCCTCGGAGGCTTCGGCAAGCTGCCCGACAAGGCCACCCTTGAGACCATGAAGAAGCGCCTCAGCGAGGCACTCCCAAAGGCCGAGTATACCTTTGAACTCTTTGCAAAGCTTGAGCAGTACGAGGAGGTTGAGGGGCCGATAATCCACATGGCCGTGAAGCCGAGGGGAGACGTCTACGGCATATACGGCGACGCCATAAGCGTCAGCGACGGCTTTGAGTTCCCGAGCGAGGACTACAAGATGCACATGGTCGAGCGCGTTGTGGAGCACAGCTTCGCCAAGCACAGCTTCTACAACGGCGAAAAGCCCTTCATGACCGGAGCCATATCCCGCGTCGTCAACCACGCTGACAAGCTCTATGGAAGGGCGAAAGAGCTCTACGAGAGCCACAGGGATCTGCTCAGGCCGACCAACCCCTTCGCGAACAACCTCGCCCAGGCGCTTGAGCTGGTCTACTTCACGGAGAGGGCTATAGACCTCATAGACGAGGCCCTGGCGAAGTGGCCGATAGCACCGAGGGAGGGGGTTGAGGTGAAGGACGGCTTCGGCGTCAGCACGACCGAGGCCCCGCGCGGAATCCTCGTCTATGCCCTTGAAGTCAAGGACGGAAGGGTTTCCTACGCCGACATTATAACTCCAACGGCATTCAACCTCGCCATGATGGAGGTTCACGTGAGGATGATGGCCGAGAAGCACTACAACGACGACCCGGAGAGGCTCAAGTACCTCGCCGAGATGGTCGTTCGCGCCTACGACCCGTGCATCTCCTGTTCGGTGCACGTGGCGAGGCTCTGA
- a CDS encoding proton-conducting transporter transmembrane domain-containing protein, producing MIFALMFLLAIIVGLVSRNSKVVSVLSALASISLVVEATGGIVFHTAISGITVAFATDELSRFFAILVGVAGFAVSVYSLSYMGRRHLVTAAYPLFVLSMALIVLARDFLTLLIFWELMTAASYVLIMYNHERRETLRASVVYLVAMHALNTAPLIIGLGYVYSHAGTLDYSALSGTVVPSWVIWALTVGFLAKAGIFPLHFWLPEAHPVAPSNVSALLSGVMLKMAVYGMLRTLETFGRAGSIAVPLVVLSIVTIALGSLLALNQKDIKRMMAYSSIDNMGYIFLAIGAYLLLSGELKEVAITAVLLHSFNHMLFKNLLFMLSGNILHATGRKDTGIRGLSREMPITFRLSIVGILAVSGVPPLNGFASKWLIYRATFLSKNPLLVAGGAVALLGSALTLAAYLKLYRVFTCEPNVEAEEAPLPMLLGEGILAFLCVVGGVVPGMLLRPVGLPYPATLDLPLFTLIIAVLIASLLVALPPRARESGVWTNGEPVEEFEIKPEHMYTGVSGAVQRISAAGDRIQSLALSGSRFYRSTGGVTLTRHCSCR from the coding sequence ATGATATTTGCGCTGATGTTTCTCCTGGCTATCATCGTAGGACTGGTGTCCAGAAACTCAAAGGTAGTGAGCGTTCTCTCGGCGCTCGCGTCCATTTCCCTGGTGGTTGAGGCTACTGGGGGAATTGTCTTCCACACCGCCATCTCAGGAATCACCGTTGCCTTTGCCACCGATGAACTGTCCAGGTTCTTCGCCATACTCGTGGGGGTGGCGGGCTTTGCTGTCTCCGTGTACTCGCTCTCCTATATGGGCAGGAGGCACCTCGTGACCGCAGCATACCCCCTATTTGTGCTTTCTATGGCCTTGATAGTCCTCGCCAGGGACTTCCTCACGCTCCTGATTTTCTGGGAGCTGATGACGGCCGCCTCCTACGTCCTCATCATGTATAACCACGAGAGGAGGGAAACCCTGAGGGCCAGCGTCGTGTACCTTGTTGCAATGCACGCCCTGAACACTGCACCCCTGATTATAGGGCTGGGCTATGTCTACAGTCATGCGGGAACCCTCGACTATTCGGCGCTAAGCGGTACTGTAGTTCCCTCATGGGTGATCTGGGCATTGACCGTGGGGTTCCTAGCAAAGGCGGGCATTTTCCCCCTGCATTTCTGGCTCCCTGAGGCCCATCCCGTTGCACCGAGTAATGTTTCGGCACTCCTCAGTGGGGTTATGCTCAAAATGGCGGTCTATGGGATGTTAAGAACCTTGGAAACGTTCGGTAGGGCGGGTTCAATAGCAGTCCCGCTTGTGGTGCTCTCAATCGTCACAATCGCCCTCGGTTCGTTGCTGGCACTCAACCAGAAGGACATCAAGAGGATGATGGCCTACTCGAGCATCGACAACATGGGGTACATATTCCTCGCCATTGGGGCGTACCTGCTCCTTTCGGGGGAGCTCAAGGAAGTGGCCATAACAGCCGTCCTACTGCACTCCTTCAACCACATGCTGTTCAAGAACCTCCTTTTCATGCTCTCTGGCAACATCCTCCACGCAACAGGAAGGAAGGACACGGGCATCAGGGGGCTCTCAAGAGAGATGCCTATCACGTTCAGGCTGTCAATCGTTGGAATCCTTGCAGTGTCAGGTGTACCCCCCCTGAATGGCTTTGCGAGCAAGTGGCTGATTTACAGGGCGACATTCCTATCGAAGAACCCTCTCCTGGTGGCGGGCGGTGCAGTTGCACTCCTCGGGAGCGCGCTCACCCTGGCGGCCTACCTCAAGCTTTACCGTGTGTTTACCTGCGAGCCAAACGTCGAAGCCGAGGAGGCTCCCTTACCAATGCTTCTTGGCGAGGGGATTCTTGCGTTCCTCTGCGTTGTGGGTGGTGTTGTTCCCGGTATGCTCCTGCGCCCAGTGGGCCTTCCCTACCCAGCAACGCTTGACCTCCCGCTCTTCACCCTGATAATAGCTGTGCTCATTGCGTCCCTGCTCGTGGCGCTGCCTCCCCGGGCAAGGGAGAGCGGAGTCTGGACCAACGGGGAGCCCGTAGAGGAGTTTGAGATAAAGCCGGAGCACATGTACACCGGCGTTTCGGGGGCAGTGCAGAGGATCTCGGCAGCGGGAGACAGAATCCAGTCCCTGGCACTATCCGGGAGCAGGTTCTACCGTTCGACTGGAGGGGTTACATTGACGAGGCACTGTTCATGCCGCTGA
- a CDS encoding molybdopterin oxidoreductase family protein, whose product MGVKKKHSRPHEINYLRDLDVPNGSGKLCSWGNLMFEPGVGSNRIKRPMRALEEGKFVEIGWTDALREVGFQLSKYARDDPEMLGFIGGEIVSNESAYLFQKLARLLGTNNVDTTASLSHGVSIRAVLEMDAWGHWATFTDIDGADLIIVWGADLAGNYPVLLGRIARARERGARVILVDPVTGRTSKFADFHLRPLPGTDVFLALSIMNHLIKTDERFGAVLPEDVLRLVSRFPPSYGEELTGVQERVIDAVAQEILRSSRGIILWGSGVTMNENGASCVRTLITLTFISGMKFLPISRYGNSQGILDMGLIPDLLPGYIPCGERGDFQKAWLVEGLNPNPGKSLAEMLDGGIDVFYILGADLTRHIPGALDTLRNAEFVILQDSFMTETAKFADIILPSALLYEEGGSTTNFERRVLWCGKAKRPPGEARGAVSILGEIGKAMNLPSFGYTFPEEVLREISLLIPEYPGPRKLVGIPEGVLLERPPGVKRRFASVIPSRPPEGEILLIRGHSGRFMPGLLAGRMGETDTALISPEDASRLGVSSGDKIAIEVGDNKIVVRAKISNRTLKGVVVVHWDLVRAALSLGSLRNFLVSKACPCRIRRDEM is encoded by the coding sequence ATGGGGGTGAAGAAAAAACATTCACGTCCCCATGAGATAAATTATCTTCGAGATTTGGACGTCCCTAATGGCTCCGGCAAGCTCTGCTCGTGGGGAAATCTGATGTTCGAACCTGGCGTTGGGAGTAACCGAATAAAACGCCCTATGAGGGCTTTGGAGGAAGGAAAGTTTGTTGAGATTGGCTGGACGGACGCCCTTCGTGAGGTTGGTTTTCAGTTATCTAAATACGCCCGCGATGACCCTGAGATGCTTGGTTTCATAGGTGGGGAGATTGTATCAAATGAGTCGGCGTATCTATTTCAGAAGCTTGCCAGGTTGCTTGGTACCAACAACGTCGATACAACCGCCTCCCTTTCCCATGGGGTTTCGATTAGGGCGGTTCTTGAAATGGACGCGTGGGGCCACTGGGCAACCTTTACGGATATCGACGGGGCAGACCTGATCATAGTCTGGGGAGCAGATCTGGCGGGAAATTACCCGGTACTGCTCGGGAGGATTGCCAGGGCAAGAGAGCGTGGGGCGAGGGTAATTCTCGTGGATCCTGTAACCGGGAGAACATCGAAATTTGCCGATTTCCACCTTCGGCCCCTGCCGGGTACGGACGTCTTCCTCGCGCTCTCTATTATGAACCACCTGATAAAAACCGACGAACGCTTCGGGGCAGTCCTTCCGGAGGACGTCCTAAGACTCGTATCGAGGTTCCCTCCGTCGTATGGAGAGGAGCTGACGGGGGTTCAGGAGAGGGTTATAGATGCCGTTGCACAGGAAATCCTCAGATCCTCTCGTGGAATCATTCTCTGGGGTTCAGGAGTTACAATGAATGAAAACGGTGCCTCCTGCGTGAGGACTCTAATCACGCTCACCTTCATTTCAGGAATGAAGTTTCTTCCCATCTCGAGGTACGGGAACTCCCAGGGTATCCTCGACATGGGACTCATTCCCGACCTGCTCCCGGGTTATATCCCCTGCGGTGAAAGAGGGGATTTTCAGAAGGCATGGCTTGTTGAGGGTCTGAATCCTAACCCCGGGAAATCGCTTGCTGAAATGCTGGATGGTGGTATTGATGTGTTCTACATCCTCGGGGCGGATTTAACCCGCCATATCCCGGGTGCCCTCGATACCCTGAGGAACGCGGAATTCGTTATTCTGCAGGACTCGTTTATGACCGAGACGGCCAAGTTTGCCGATATAATCCTTCCAAGTGCTCTTCTCTACGAGGAAGGCGGCTCGACGACGAACTTCGAACGAAGGGTTCTGTGGTGTGGAAAAGCCAAAAGACCTCCCGGTGAAGCACGGGGTGCGGTTTCGATTCTTGGGGAGATTGGAAAGGCCATGAACCTCCCAAGCTTCGGTTATACCTTTCCCGAAGAGGTGCTTAGGGAGATAAGCCTTCTTATTCCGGAATATCCTGGGCCGAGGAAGCTAGTGGGGATTCCAGAAGGTGTTTTACTCGAAAGACCCCCAGGGGTAAAGCGAAGGTTTGCCTCCGTAATTCCATCCAGGCCTCCTGAAGGGGAGATACTTCTCATTCGGGGGCATTCCGGTCGATTTATGCCGGGTTTATTGGCCGGGAGAATGGGGGAGACTGATACCGCCCTCATAAGCCCCGAGGATGCATCGCGCCTCGGCGTTTCAAGCGGCGACAAGATTGCGATTGAAGTCGGGGACAACAAGATAGTTGTAAGGGCTAAGATCTCAAACCGCACGCTCAAGGGAGTCGTTGTGGTGCACTGGGACCTTGTGCGGGCCGCATTGTCGTTAGGGTCCCTTAGGAACTTTTTGGTATCCAAGGCCTGCCCCTGCAGGATTCGGAGGGATGAAATGTGA
- a CDS encoding type II toxin-antitoxin system VapC family toxin, translated as MRELLVDSSLIVEYFKGSERAVELFESFENEDIALYITETVFSEVTYLLLSYFSKLAPRTLKGRKDKLPPEIQAVFKALRSFGFIESSQGTLFRAIELIEKYAMLPNDALILATCIEHGFALATLDEDFIGPAKGEGVELITG; from the coding sequence ATGAGGGAATTACTGGTTGACAGCTCTCTCATTGTGGAGTACTTCAAGGGTAGCGAACGGGCGGTTGAACTCTTTGAGTCCTTTGAGAACGAAGATATTGCCCTTTACATAACCGAAACTGTGTTTAGTGAGGTTACGTATCTGCTCCTCAGCTACTTCTCAAAACTCGCACCCAGGACCCTCAAAGGAAGGAAGGACAAACTGCCGCCGGAGATTCAGGCTGTTTTCAAAGCTCTAAGGAGCTTTGGATTTATTGAATCATCGCAAGGGACGCTCTTCAGGGCAATAGAACTCATCGAGAAATACGCAATGCTCCCCAACGATGCGCTGATTCTTGCAACCTGCATCGAGCACGGCTTCGCATTAGCGACCCTCGACGAGGATTTCATAGGGCCTGCAAAGGGGGAAGGTGTTGAACTCATAACGGGGTGA
- a CDS encoding hydrogenase maturation protease: MRTLILALGNELMKDDGIGLKAGRILTEKGYNVLEVGTDIFMLSAHYKGEERLIIIDAILSEKFRPGEIIHLRGEQVFDKLKAEIRSAHFMGAIDGLKLLMAMDERLAKADVHFIGVVAKEIDLGMELTEEVERALPRVVELVEELCKE, translated from the coding sequence ATGAGAACCCTAATCCTTGCCCTCGGCAACGAGCTTATGAAGGACGATGGGATCGGACTGAAGGCCGGCAGAATACTCACGGAGAAGGGATACAACGTCCTCGAAGTTGGTACGGACATATTCATGCTCTCCGCCCATTACAAGGGGGAGGAGAGGCTGATAATCATAGACGCCATCCTGAGCGAGAAGTTCCGCCCGGGCGAGATAATTCACCTGAGGGGAGAACAGGTCTTCGATAAGCTGAAGGCCGAGATAAGGAGCGCCCACTTCATGGGGGCCATAGACGGGCTCAAACTCCTGATGGCAATGGACGAGCGTCTCGCAAAGGCGGATGTACACTTCATCGGCGTCGTTGCCAAGGAGATAGACCTCGGAATGGAGCTCACTGAGGAGGTTGAAAGGGCCCTGCCAAGGGTAGTCGAGCTGGTTGAAGAACTCTGCAAAGAATGA
- the hydD gene encoding NADPH-dependent hydrogenase/sulfhydrogenase 1 subunit delta, which yields MEGKVRIGFYALTSCYGCQLQLAMMDEILQLLPKAEIVCWFMLERDSYEDEPVDIAFIEGSVSTEEEVELVKRIRENAKIVVAVGSCAVHGGVQSWEKDKSLEELWKTVYGDGKVKFEPKMAEPVENYIKVDHRIYGCPPEKKDFLYALGTFLVGSWPEDIDYPVCVECRLKGHPCILIEKGEPCLGPITRAGCDARCPGFGVACIGCRGAIGYDVAWFDSLARTFKEKGISKEDILQRMKMFNAHNPKLEEMVEKIFQGVEE from the coding sequence ATGGAAGGAAAGGTCAGAATTGGGTTTTACGCTCTCACCTCATGCTACGGGTGCCAGCTCCAGCTGGCCATGATGGACGAGATACTCCAGCTGTTGCCAAAAGCGGAGATCGTCTGCTGGTTCATGCTTGAGCGCGACAGCTACGAGGACGAGCCAGTCGATATAGCCTTCATCGAGGGAAGCGTCTCCACCGAGGAGGAGGTCGAGCTCGTCAAGAGGATACGTGAGAACGCGAAGATAGTGGTTGCCGTTGGCTCCTGTGCAGTCCACGGCGGCGTGCAGAGCTGGGAGAAGGACAAAAGCCTTGAGGAGCTCTGGAAGACCGTTTACGGCGATGGGAAGGTCAAGTTCGAGCCGAAGATGGCCGAGCCGGTCGAGAACTACATCAAGGTTGACCACCGCATCTACGGCTGCCCGCCGGAGAAGAAGGACTTCCTCTACGCGCTCGGCACGTTCCTCGTTGGTTCTTGGCCAGAGGACATAGACTACCCGGTCTGCGTCGAGTGCAGGCTGAAGGGACACCCGTGCATACTCATAGAGAAAGGAGAGCCGTGCCTTGGCCCGATAACGAGGGCCGGCTGCGACGCAAGGTGCCCAGGCTTTGGAGTGGCGTGCATCGGCTGCAGGGGAGCGATAGGCTACGACGTTGCCTGGTTCGACTCACTCGCCAGGACGTTCAAGGAGAAGGGAATCAGCAAGGAGGATATACTCCAGCGCATGAAGATGTTCAACGCCCACAACCCGAAGCTTGAGGAGATGGTTGAGAAGATATTCCAGGGGGTGGAAGAATGA
- a CDS encoding 4Fe-4S dicluster domain-containing protein yields the protein MKKVFIDFRRCIGCGSCEAACAREHNGKPNISIVQTSELMMMSFNCRHCENAPCMLICPARALYRDEDGAVRVKYHECIGCMLCSIACPFGTPRFDERLKVMVKCDLCANRRAEGKLPACVETCPMDALILATEEEIVGMKLKEAAVRREEFIRKVEDMMGCGP from the coding sequence GTGAAGAAGGTGTTCATTGACTTCAGGAGGTGCATAGGTTGCGGCTCCTGCGAGGCGGCCTGCGCGAGGGAGCACAACGGGAAGCCGAACATATCCATCGTGCAGACGTCCGAACTAATGATGATGTCCTTCAACTGCCGTCACTGTGAGAACGCCCCCTGCATGCTCATCTGTCCAGCGAGGGCGCTTTACAGAGACGAGGACGGGGCCGTTCGCGTTAAATACCATGAATGCATTGGCTGCATGCTGTGTTCTATCGCCTGTCCCTTTGGAACACCACGTTTTGACGAACGCCTCAAGGTCATGGTGAAGTGCGACCTCTGCGCCAACCGGAGGGCGGAGGGCAAGCTTCCAGCCTGCGTTGAGACCTGCCCAATGGATGCGCTGATTCTAGCCACCGAGGAGGAGATAGTGGGGATGAAGCTGAAGGAGGCTGCCGTCAGGAGGGAGGAGTTCATCAGGAAAGTTGAAGACATGATGGGGTGTGGGCCATGA